A single window of Halococcus salifodinae DSM 8989 DNA harbors:
- a CDS encoding GNAT family N-acetyltransferase — protein MIEIREATRDDLTTLLAIQSVSLDSTWPDLLHAGIDGPPLVLVAGQPPVGYALAITGDPAYLAELAVAPDHRGTGHGSALLGALVDRVGGSELRLTTRADARRAKRFYERHGFTVAERLPGHYDGDDGLLLVRQSEADLPDGDDGLLLVRQSEADLPDGDDESASPSDSGRS, from the coding sequence ATGATCGAAATCCGCGAGGCGACCCGCGACGATCTCACGACGCTGCTCGCCATTCAGTCGGTGTCGCTCGACTCGACGTGGCCCGATCTCCTGCATGCGGGAATCGACGGCCCACCGTTGGTGCTGGTTGCCGGACAGCCGCCGGTGGGCTACGCGCTCGCGATCACGGGCGATCCAGCCTACCTCGCCGAACTCGCGGTCGCGCCCGATCACCGAGGAACGGGCCACGGCTCGGCGCTTCTCGGTGCACTCGTCGACCGCGTGGGTGGAAGCGAACTCCGACTCACGACCCGTGCGGATGCGAGGCGTGCGAAACGGTTCTACGAGCGCCACGGCTTCACGGTCGCCGAGCGGTTGCCGGGCCACTACGACGGCGACGACGGCCTCCTGCTCGTCCGTCAGTCCGAGGCCGATCTGCCGGACGGCGACGACGGCCTCCTGCTCGTCCGTCAGTCCGAGGCCGATCTGCCGGACGGCGACGACGAATCGGCCTCCCCGTCGGATTCGGGCCGGAGCTGA